One Scomber scombrus chromosome 1, fScoSco1.1, whole genome shotgun sequence DNA segment encodes these proteins:
- the LOC133985374 gene encoding serine/threonine-protein kinase Nek1-like, protein MSTEKKQKARKEVKVLSKMSHPNIVQYKESFEEGDCLYIVMDYCEGGDLSKKIKSQEGKLFPEQQILDWFVQICLALKHIHDKNILHRDIKPQNIFLTKDGTVQLGDFGIARVLNSTAELATTCIGTPLYVSPEICENKPYNNKRYKHYAFVSHLRVN, encoded by the exons ATGTCGActgaaaagaagcagaaagCTCGAAAAGAAGTTAAAGTTCTTTCCAAGATGAGTCATCCCAACATTGTCCAGTATAAGGAATCTTTTGAAG AGGGGGACTGTCTGTATATTGTGATGGACTACTGTGAAGGTGGAGACCTCTCCAAGAAGATCAAATCTCAGGAAGGAAAACTTTTCCCAGAACAGCAA ATCCTGGACTGGTTTGTGCAGATTTGTTTGGCACTAAAACACATCCATGATAAAAACATCCTCCACAGGGACATTAAACCACAG AACATATTTTTGACTAAAGATGGGACTGTACAGCTTGGGGACTTTGGAATTGCAAGAGTGCTGAACAG CACTGCAGAACTGGCAACAACATGCATAGGAACACCACTTTATGTATCACCAGAGATCTGTGAGAACAAAccatacaacaacaaaaggtACAAACATTATGCTTTTGTTTCTCATTTGAGGGTAAATTAG